One segment of Methylocella silvestris BL2 DNA contains the following:
- a CDS encoding acylphosphatase, giving the protein MAQAASTKTHGPRIIVHKGNFRETSFQTKSLSLFSPFATICKAWAKASGALASQWAARTASSAPDFCEGGRRYNVADGVRFAMCLAGVGTMAEKEAVEATVTGNDQQVGFRAMVMKQAIAYNLAGSARNDANEIVHFTLQGDKHRIDSALATLQEGTKRSSDIKIATTSAAIDPGLNAFTIVDWTSSSRNITNTYNLVFELRADDTAISPTDAKAAWHQILEKTLNADDLKKLQPND; this is encoded by the coding sequence TTGGCGCAGGCAGCGTCGACGAAGACCCATGGCCCTCGGATCATCGTCCATAAAGGCAACTTTCGGGAAACCAGCTTTCAAACCAAGTCTCTCTCGCTTTTCTCTCCCTTCGCCACGATCTGCAAGGCATGGGCAAAGGCCAGTGGAGCGCTAGCGTCTCAGTGGGCCGCGCGGACAGCGTCCTCAGCGCCCGATTTCTGCGAAGGCGGGAGGCGTTATAATGTTGCTGACGGCGTCCGGTTCGCGATGTGTTTGGCGGGAGTTGGGACTATGGCCGAGAAAGAAGCTGTCGAGGCAACCGTCACCGGCAACGACCAGCAGGTGGGGTTCCGCGCCATGGTCATGAAGCAGGCGATCGCCTACAATCTCGCGGGATCGGCGAGGAATGACGCAAACGAAATTGTCCACTTTACATTGCAAGGCGACAAACATCGGATCGATTCGGCGCTCGCGACCCTTCAAGAAGGGACCAAAAGATCGTCTGACATCAAGATCGCGACGACGTCCGCAGCAATCGACCCCGGTCTGAACGCGTTTACGATCGTGGATTGGACCTCGTCGAGCCGAAATATCACGAACACATATAATCTCGTCTTCGAGCTTAGGGCCGACGATACGGCGATTTCGCCAACAGACGCCAAAGCGGCATGGCATCAGATTCTCGAAAAAACCCTCAACGCCGACGATTTGAAGAAGCTGCAGCCTAACGACTGA
- the kdpA gene encoding potassium-transporting ATPase subunit KdpA encodes MTVYGVLLIVILLVVLVLTIRPLGGYMAWVFAGRHTSIHPLKFIEDSLFRLTGVDPESEQNWLNYAAALIIFNLAGILLLFAFLLLQDALPLNPRGFGPMAPDLAFNTAVSFVTNTSWQAYGGETTLSYFNQMGGVAVQSFLSAATGMAVAIAMARGFARHGAETVGNAWVDITRATLYVLLPLSVIGALFLASQGAPQTFEGTVAAATLDGAVQTIARGPVASQEAIKLLGGDGGGFFNVNSAHPFENPTALTNFFEMLLIFLIGAALTNTFGRMVGDERQGWSLFGAMLILFAVGLFVVYFSEASGNPHFAALGVDQTAGPLQAGGNMEGKDVRFGIAGSALFANVTTTSADGAVNAMHDSFTPLGGGMVLANMMMDEVIVGAPGSGLFGMLLYVLVAVFVAGLMVGRTPEYLGKKIESAEVKMAVLALLVVPATILIPTALAAVLPTALAALSNAGPHGFSELLYAYTSAAATNGSAFAGLGANTPFFNLTLAAAMLSGRFLVILPVLAIAGSLAAKAKVPVSAGTLPTDGTQFIFLIVGAVVIFGMLTFFPALALGPLAEHFAGPQLY; translated from the coding sequence ATGACCGTGTATGGTGTCCTTCTTATCGTCATTCTTCTCGTCGTCCTCGTCCTGACGATCCGGCCCCTAGGGGGCTACATGGCCTGGGTCTTTGCCGGCCGCCACACGTCAATTCATCCCCTAAAGTTTATTGAAGACAGCTTGTTTCGTCTGACCGGCGTCGATCCCGAGAGCGAGCAAAACTGGCTCAACTATGCCGCCGCGCTCATCATTTTCAATTTGGCCGGCATCCTTCTGCTCTTCGCCTTCCTGCTTCTCCAGGACGCATTGCCCCTCAATCCGCGGGGATTCGGGCCAATGGCTCCGGACCTTGCTTTCAACACTGCCGTCAGCTTCGTCACGAACACCAGCTGGCAAGCCTATGGCGGCGAGACGACGCTCAGCTACTTCAACCAGATGGGGGGCGTTGCGGTCCAATCCTTCCTTTCGGCCGCGACGGGCATGGCGGTCGCGATCGCGATGGCGCGCGGCTTCGCCCGCCATGGAGCGGAGACCGTCGGAAACGCCTGGGTCGACATCACGCGGGCCACGCTCTATGTGCTGTTGCCGCTCTCTGTGATCGGAGCGTTGTTTCTCGCCTCGCAAGGGGCGCCGCAAACCTTTGAGGGTACTGTCGCGGCCGCAACCCTCGATGGCGCAGTGCAGACCATCGCGCGCGGGCCCGTCGCGTCGCAGGAAGCGATCAAGCTCCTCGGCGGCGACGGCGGCGGTTTCTTCAACGTCAATTCGGCGCATCCGTTTGAGAACCCGACGGCGCTCACGAATTTCTTTGAAATGCTGCTGATCTTTCTCATCGGCGCCGCCCTGACCAATACATTCGGCCGCATGGTTGGCGATGAGCGGCAAGGCTGGAGTTTATTCGGCGCGATGTTGATCCTGTTCGCTGTGGGTCTTTTCGTCGTTTATTTCTCCGAAGCCTCAGGCAATCCGCATTTCGCCGCGCTTGGCGTCGATCAGACGGCAGGTCCGCTCCAGGCCGGCGGAAACATGGAAGGCAAGGACGTTCGCTTCGGCATCGCTGGATCGGCGCTCTTTGCTAATGTCACCACGACCTCGGCCGACGGCGCCGTCAACGCAATGCATGACAGCTTCACGCCCCTCGGCGGCGGCATGGTCCTGGCCAATATGATGATGGATGAGGTAATCGTCGGGGCTCCCGGCTCCGGCCTTTTCGGGATGCTGCTCTATGTCCTGGTTGCCGTCTTCGTCGCGGGGTTGATGGTCGGCCGCACGCCCGAATATCTCGGCAAGAAGATCGAATCCGCCGAAGTGAAGATGGCTGTGCTGGCGCTGCTCGTTGTTCCGGCGACGATACTCATCCCGACGGCGCTCGCGGCTGTGCTCCCCACAGCGCTCGCCGCGCTGTCCAATGCCGGGCCGCATGGCTTTTCGGAATTGCTCTATGCCTATACGTCCGCCGCCGCGACCAACGGAAGCGCTTTCGCCGGCCTCGGCGCCAATACGCCTTTCTTCAATCTGACATTGGCGGCGGCGATGCTGAGCGGACGGTTCCTCGTCATCCTTCCAGTCCTCGCCATCGCAGGTTCGCTCGCCGCCAAGGCGAAGGTCCCTGTGTCGGCCGGAACCTTGCCCACCGACGGGACGCAATTCATCTTTCTGATCGTTGGCGCTGTTGTTATTTTTGGAATGCTAACCTTCTTTCCAGCTCTTGCGCTGGGCCCGCTCGCGGAGCATTTCGCCGGGCCACAGCTGTATTGA
- a CDS encoding GFA family protein, which translates to MAIHGGCLCGGVRYEIRAALSQPIACHCSQCAKTSGNYAAMASCRSADLDLIAAETLTWFQSSELVRRGFCARCGGNVFWKMEPGEETYVTAGTLEQPTGLRLAEHIFVASKADFYEITDGLPQKPEW; encoded by the coding sequence ATGGCAATTCACGGCGGATGTCTCTGCGGGGGTGTGCGTTACGAAATCCGAGCCGCGCTCTCGCAGCCGATCGCATGCCACTGTTCGCAATGCGCGAAAACAAGCGGCAATTATGCGGCGATGGCGAGTTGCCGATCTGCCGATCTCGATCTAATCGCAGCGGAAACGCTGACGTGGTTTCAATCGTCCGAACTCGTTCGACGTGGCTTCTGCGCGCGCTGCGGGGGTAATGTTTTCTGGAAAATGGAGCCGGGCGAAGAGACTTACGTAACGGCCGGCACGCTTGAGCAGCCGACAGGATTGCGCTTGGCCGAGCATATCTTCGTGGCGTCGAAAGCCGATTTCTACGAGATCACGGACGGTCTGCCGCAAAAACCAGAGTGGTAG
- a CDS encoding 2-keto-4-pentenoate hydratase, with the protein MQENDLDKLGEKLAANRKAGMFSDLGLAELQSKAEAGAVQAAALEAYVDGFIGYALIATSEVCRHTLGLHEPIYTVMPNSAHFADECLIRLPQGIIGAQCELTFTMGRPFPGFGESIDRASAAEAIVACRPTIGLLGRRAKPGPRIDLASIADFGLHVATICGPIAERPDVQSLDLRVMTARIDDKIVLRASAAAILGHPLEAVVWLARKLSLQGAQINAGDIVATGSCAPILQVLPGQRLTVEFEKIGAASCRFE; encoded by the coding sequence ATGCAAGAAAATGATCTCGACAAGCTCGGCGAGAAATTGGCTGCTAACAGGAAAGCGGGAATGTTTTCCGATCTCGGTCTGGCCGAGCTTCAGTCCAAGGCCGAAGCGGGCGCCGTGCAAGCAGCAGCGCTGGAAGCCTATGTCGATGGTTTCATCGGCTACGCGTTGATCGCCACAAGCGAGGTTTGCCGTCATACGCTAGGGCTTCATGAGCCCATCTATACCGTAATGCCCAACAGCGCGCATTTTGCAGATGAATGCCTGATCCGCCTGCCTCAGGGCATCATAGGCGCGCAGTGCGAGTTGACTTTCACAATGGGCAGGCCATTCCCCGGTTTCGGGGAGAGCATCGATCGCGCCTCCGCAGCGGAAGCGATCGTCGCCTGCCGGCCGACGATCGGTCTCCTCGGCCGAAGGGCGAAGCCGGGTCCGAGAATAGATTTGGCCTCTATCGCCGATTTTGGGCTGCATGTTGCGACGATCTGTGGCCCCATCGCAGAGCGCCCGGACGTTCAGAGTCTGGATCTGCGCGTAATGACTGCGCGGATCGACGATAAGATCGTTCTGCGCGCGAGCGCCGCCGCGATCCTTGGGCATCCGCTCGAAGCCGTCGTTTGGTTGGCTCGGAAGTTGTCCCTTCAAGGAGCGCAAATCAACGCCGGCGATATCGTGGCGACCGGTTCCTGTGCGCCAATTCTTCAGGTTCTTCCCGGCCAGCGCCTAACAGTCGAGTTCGAAAAAATCGGCGCCGCTTCTTGTCGGTTTGAGTAA
- a CDS encoding histidine phosphatase family protein, producing MAALAGVLGAEAAQAHPSRIILLRHGEKKNSSELCDVGKLRAQALSDQYLGKGAPGNEIIFGKGGTPDAFLAVTMHTQETAAPSAKSWGEQVTPFSVPPKDPNEDADLDAQTQKAAAALNSPAYDGKIVVVVWEHKRIANKDLNKDGNTLWTLLSLGDIGNADAPKSWKGANYDFFWIIDYTTSKPTFTVVQQEYAGPDGAKIPDNPWGEDVDRSKFPEFYQDCKQ from the coding sequence TTGGCCGCGCTGGCCGGCGTCCTGGGAGCCGAGGCGGCGCAGGCCCACCCCTCGCGCATCATCCTGCTCAGGCACGGGGAAAAGAAAAACAGCTCCGAGCTTTGCGATGTCGGGAAACTGCGCGCTCAGGCGCTCTCGGATCAGTACCTTGGCAAGGGCGCGCCCGGGAACGAGATCATCTTCGGCAAGGGCGGGACGCCAGACGCTTTCCTTGCTGTCACCATGCATACGCAGGAGACGGCGGCGCCCTCAGCCAAAAGCTGGGGGGAGCAGGTCACTCCTTTTTCGGTCCCTCCCAAGGATCCCAACGAGGACGCCGACCTCGACGCGCAAACGCAGAAGGCGGCGGCCGCGCTCAACTCGCCCGCTTACGACGGCAAGATTGTCGTCGTCGTGTGGGAACACAAGCGTATCGCCAACAAGGACCTGAACAAGGACGGGAATACGCTCTGGACGCTTCTCAGCCTCGGCGACATTGGCAATGCCGATGCGCCCAAGAGCTGGAAGGGCGCGAACTACGACTTTTTCTGGATCATTGACTACACAACATCCAAGCCGACGTTCACGGTGGTCCAGCAGGAATACGCTGGCCCTGATGGCGCCAAGATTCCCGACAATCCATGGGGCGAGGACGTGGACCGGAGCAAGTTTCCAGAGTTCTATCAGGATTGCAAGCAATAG
- a CDS encoding ParB-like protein, translating into MSDSLKFGIDVSTLRPTQMTVGLREVELKRREWRDADKEERSRILRRHVIPAVVGPKDEPYIVDHHHLARGLLEEDAGRVAVYVIADLSPLPKGEFWTFLDNSAWCHAYDRHGRRRELDDIPKRMADLADDPYRSLVGALIRQGGCAKSDKPFFEFLWADFLRRRIDEDVVEKNFDKALAEALLLAKSDKAKSLPGWSGVSSQGD; encoded by the coding sequence ATGTCCGACAGCCTGAAATTCGGAATCGACGTCTCGACGCTCCGGCCGACGCAGATGACAGTTGGACTGCGCGAGGTCGAGCTCAAGCGGCGCGAATGGCGCGACGCCGACAAGGAGGAGCGGTCGCGTATTCTGCGCCGTCACGTCATACCGGCTGTCGTCGGTCCCAAGGACGAGCCTTATATCGTCGATCATCATCATTTGGCGCGGGGGCTTCTTGAAGAAGACGCCGGCCGCGTCGCCGTCTATGTCATCGCCGACCTTTCGCCGCTGCCCAAGGGCGAGTTTTGGACCTTTCTCGACAACAGCGCCTGGTGCCACGCCTATGATCGACATGGGCGCCGGCGCGAGCTTGACGACATTCCAAAGCGCATGGCCGATCTGGCCGACGACCCCTATCGCAGCTTGGTCGGGGCGCTGATCAGGCAGGGCGGCTGCGCGAAGAGCGACAAGCCTTTCTTCGAGTTTCTGTGGGCCGACTTCCTGCGCCGACGGATCGACGAGGACGTGGTCGAAAAGAACTTCGACAAGGCGCTCGCCGAAGCGCTGCTGCTGGCCAAGAGCGATAAGGCCAAGAGCCTGCCGGGCTGGTCCGGCGTGAGCTCGCAGGGCGATTGA